CATGCGTTGATAGCGTCGTTTGAGACTTTCGAAAATCAGGTCGAGGCGGTGGGCGAGGCCACTGGGGTTTTCGTCGAGGCGCAACAGAAAGGCGCACATCATTGGTGACAGGGTCAACGCGACGATGCCGGAAATCACTACGGCCCCGGCCAGCGTCAGGGCAAACTCCTTGAACAGTGCCCCGGTCAGCCCCGTCAGGAAACCGATCGGCGCGTACACTGCCGCCAGGGTGATGGTCATCGAAACCACCGGCATGGCGATCTCCCGGGCGCCTTCGATGGCGGCGTCCAGGGGTGACTTGCCTTCCTCGATATGGCGATGGATGTTTTCCACTACCACGATGGCATCGTCCACCACCAGCCCAATGGCCAACACCATCGCCAGCAGGGTCAGCAGGTTCAGGGAATATCCCATCATCTGCATGAAGAACATCACGCCGATCATCGACAGCGGAATGGTGACCACCGGGATCACCACCGAACGTAGGGAGCCGAGGAACAGGAACACCACGACAATTACGATCAGCACGGCTTCGAAAAGGGTTTTCACTACTTCGTCGATCGAGGCCTGGATGAACAGCGTGGCGTCGTAGGCGATTTCAGCCTTGAGGTTCGGCGGCAGCTGGGCTTCAAGATCCGGCATGATCTTGCGCACTTCCTTGATCACGTCCAGCGGGTTGGCACCGGGTGTGGCCTTGATGCCGATGTAGACCGAGGGTGTGCCACCGAAAGAGCTGATGGTGTCGTAGTTTTCCGCACCCATCTCCACCCGCGCCACATCACTCAGCAGCACCCGACTGTCGCCCTCGACCTTGAGCGGAATCGCGGCAAAGGCTTCGGCGGATTTGAGTTCGGTATTGGCGTTGATGCTGGTGACCACGTACTCGCCTTTCACTTCGCCGGCGGCGGAGAGGAAGTTGTACTTGCGCACCGCATCGGTCACGTCGCTGGCGCTGAGGCCGAAACCGGCGAGTTTCACCGGATCGAGCCAAAGGCGCATGGCAAACACCTGGTTGCCGAGAATCTCGGCTTCGGCCATGCCCGGCAATGTCGCCAGTTTCGGCTGGATGACCCGCGACAGATAGTCGGTAATTTGCGGGTTGTTCAGTTCCTTGCTGAAGAAGCTGATGTACATCAACGCCGAGGCGTCAGCGGCCTCCTTGCTCAGGACCGGGTCTTCGGCGTCCTGGGGCAACTGGTTCTTGACCTCGTTGGCCTTGGCCAGCAGTTCGGTGAACAAACGGTCACTGTTGGCGCCGATGCGTGCGTAGATCGAGATCACCGAGAAGTTCTGGCGACTGACCGAGGTCATGTAGTCGATGCCCTCGGCGCTGGCCAGGCTCTGTTGCATCGGTTGGGTGATGTAGCCCTGAATGGTTTCGGCGTTGGCTCCGGGGTACGCGGTGGTCACCGTGATCAGGGCGTTTTCCATTTGCGGGTACTGGCGCAGCGGCAGCTTGCTCCAGGCTTGGAAGCCCAGCAGTACGATCAACAGGCTGACCACGGTGGCAAGCACCGGGCGGCGGATGAACGGATCAGTAAAAGCCATGGGGGTTCCTTGATCAGTCAGCGCGAGGCTGACTGTTCTTCTCGGCTAGGGTCTTGTCGTCGCTGATGGCGATGTGCGCGCCGTTGTCCAGTTTGATCTGGCCGGCAGTCACCACTTTTTCGCCGTTCTTCACGCCTTTGGTGATCATCACCAACCCGTCGCGACGTTCGCCAGTCTCAATGAAACGCCGTTCGGCAATCAGGATCGGTTGGCCCTTGTCGTCTTTTTCGATGCTGCCGTCTTCGGCTTTTTTCTCTGCGACGACATACAGCGAGTTGCCGTACAGCGTGTAGGTAATCGCGCTTTCCGGCACGACGATGCGCGGCTGCGGGTCGGGCAGCATGACCTGTAAGCTGGCGAACATGCCTGGCAGCAGCTTTCCATCGGGGTTGGCCAGCGTGGCGCGCACCTGCATATTGCGCGTGCTGTTCTCGAGCTTGGGGTTGATCGCGCTGATTTTGCCGGGGAAGGTTTGCGTCGGATAAGCCGCGACGATGATTTCAACCGGCTGGCCGAGGGCGATTTTCGGCACCGACTGCTCCGGCACGAAAAAGTCGACGTATAGACTGCTAAGGTCTTGCAGGGTGGCAATCATGGTGCCGCTGGCCAGATAGTCGCCAATGTCCACCTGACGAATGCCGATGGTCCCGCTGAAGGGGGCGACGATGCTTTTTTTGCCGAGCGCAGCCTTGAGTTGATTGACCGTGGCTTTGCTCTTTTTCAGCACCGCCGACAGTCGGTCGAACTCACCTTTGGAAATGGCCTGGCTACCGACCAGTTGACTGCCGCGACCGTAATCGAGCTGGGCCAGCCCAAGGTCGGCCTGAGCGGTTTCAAGCAGGGCAGTTTCCACGGCGCTGTCGAGGCGCAGGAGGGGCTGACCGGCCTTGACCTTCTGCCCCGACTCGAACTGCAAATCGATGACGGTGCCGTCTGTTTCGAGGCTCAGGTCCACGCCTTGCAGCGCCGTTAGCGTGCCGACAGTAGGCAGTCGCGCCTGCCAGGGCCGTTCGATGGCGGTGGCCACGGCGACACTGATCGGTGGTTTGGGCGCGGTGAAACCTTGAATCATCGTGTAGATGGAGAAGGCTTTGTAACCGGCCAGGACCAGCACGATCAACAGAACAACACCCAACATGATCAGCATGCGGCGACGCAGCATATTTCCAGTTCCTTGGAGAAAATCAGGTGAGACAGGCGGGAACCTTACCCCGACTCCGAGGGTGATTCCAATGGATGTTTTTTTGCAGCTTCCCCAATTTGTAGGAGCCGGCTTGCCGGCGATGGGGCCATTAAATATGGCGGGGGTTTTGAGATGGACATCGCTGGCAAGCCAGC
The Pseudomonas sp. MYb327 DNA segment above includes these coding regions:
- a CDS encoding efflux RND transporter periplasmic adaptor subunit — its product is MLRRRMLIMLGVVLLIVLVLAGYKAFSIYTMIQGFTAPKPPISVAVATAIERPWQARLPTVGTLTALQGVDLSLETDGTVIDLQFESGQKVKAGQPLLRLDSAVETALLETAQADLGLAQLDYGRGSQLVGSQAISKGEFDRLSAVLKKSKATVNQLKAALGKKSIVAPFSGTIGIRQVDIGDYLASGTMIATLQDLSSLYVDFFVPEQSVPKIALGQPVEIIVAAYPTQTFPGKISAINPKLENSTRNMQVRATLANPDGKLLPGMFASLQVMLPDPQPRIVVPESAITYTLYGNSLYVVAEKKAEDGSIEKDDKGQPILIAERRFIETGERRDGLVMITKGVKNGEKVVTAGQIKLDNGAHIAISDDKTLAEKNSQPRAD
- a CDS encoding multidrug efflux RND transporter permease subunit, with the protein product MAFTDPFIRRPVLATVVSLLIVLLGFQAWSKLPLRQYPQMENALITVTTAYPGANAETIQGYITQPMQQSLASAEGIDYMTSVSRQNFSVISIYARIGANSDRLFTELLAKANEVKNQLPQDAEDPVLSKEAADASALMYISFFSKELNNPQITDYLSRVIQPKLATLPGMAEAEILGNQVFAMRLWLDPVKLAGFGLSASDVTDAVRKYNFLSAAGEVKGEYVVTSINANTELKSAEAFAAIPLKVEGDSRVLLSDVARVEMGAENYDTISSFGGTPSVYIGIKATPGANPLDVIKEVRKIMPDLEAQLPPNLKAEIAYDATLFIQASIDEVVKTLFEAVLIVIVVVFLFLGSLRSVVIPVVTIPLSMIGVMFFMQMMGYSLNLLTLLAMVLAIGLVVDDAIVVVENIHRHIEEGKSPLDAAIEGAREIAMPVVSMTITLAAVYAPIGFLTGLTGALFKEFALTLAGAVVISGIVALTLSPMMCAFLLRLDENPSGLAHRLDLIFESLKRRYQRMLHGTLNTRPVVLVFAAIVLCLIPVLLNFTKSELAPDEDQGIIFMIANAPQPTNLDYLSTYTDEFITIFKEFPEYYSSFQINGFNGVQSGVGGFLLKPWNERSRTQMQLLPEVQAKLASIPGLQIFGFNLPSLPGTGEGLPFQFVINTANDYELLLQVVDRVKKRVMESGKFAFADVDLAFDKPEVVVDIDRAKAAQMGVSMQDLGGTLATLLGEAEINRFTIEGRSYKVIAQVERPFRDNPDWLNNYYVKNSKGELLALSTLITVTDRARPRQLNQFQQLNSAILSGVPLVSMGEAIDAVRQIAREEAPAGFAFDYAGASRQYVQEGSALWVTFALALAIIFLVLAAQFESFRDPLVILVTVPLSICGALIPLFLGWSSMNIYTQVGLVTLIGLISKHGILIVEFANQLRKDKGLTAREAVEEAAAIRLRPVLMTTAAMVFGMVPLIIATGAGAVSRFDIGTVIATGMSIGTLFTLFVLPCVYTLLAKPEKPVHANAL